A window of the Streptomyces sp. NBC_01351 genome harbors these coding sequences:
- a CDS encoding WhiB family transcriptional regulator yields the protein MSMNPTPSATGTAAPAWYALALCAQTGPGFFFPEPGSSLRDAKRLCGACEGRVACLEYALANDERFGVWGGLSESERLALRPRR from the coding sequence ATGTCGATGAACCCCACCCCCTCCGCCACTGGTACCGCCGCCCCGGCCTGGTACGCCCTCGCCCTCTGCGCCCAGACGGGCCCGGGCTTCTTCTTCCCGGAGCCCGGCTCGTCGCTGCGCGACGCGAAGCGGCTGTGCGGGGCGTGCGAGGGGCGGGTGGCGTGCCTGGAGTACGCCCTGGCCAATGACGAGCGCTTCGGGGTCTGGGGCGGCCTCTCGGAGTCCGAACGCCTGGCCCTTCGGCCGCGCCGCTGA
- a CDS encoding VOC family protein has product MLTTDYKDGSPNWVDLGTPDVDAAAGFYQGLFGWDFRPGGEEVGGYGMFHLDHKTVAGGMTVPAEQNPSAWSVYFQTPDADATAAAVTKAGGAVTFEPMDVLDFGRMAIFTDPSGVGFGVWQPRQNKGLGAVTQVGSLCWTELYTGDVPGAVEFYRAVLGWEISEMPFEGGTYTMAKPAGTTDEEAFAGLVPISADPVEDVEQPYWTPYFEVVDCDATAAKAEESGGKVRLTPVFMEGVGRFAKLADPFGARFAIIASAPEAGV; this is encoded by the coding sequence ATGCTCACCACGGACTACAAGGACGGCTCCCCGAACTGGGTGGACCTCGGGACGCCCGACGTCGACGCGGCCGCCGGGTTCTACCAGGGACTCTTCGGCTGGGACTTCCGGCCGGGCGGCGAGGAGGTCGGGGGGTACGGGATGTTCCACCTCGACCACAAGACGGTCGCCGGCGGTATGACCGTCCCGGCGGAGCAGAACCCGTCGGCCTGGTCGGTGTACTTCCAGACCCCGGACGCGGACGCCACGGCGGCGGCCGTGACGAAGGCGGGCGGCGCGGTGACGTTCGAGCCGATGGACGTGCTGGACTTCGGCCGGATGGCCATCTTCACCGATCCGTCGGGGGTGGGGTTCGGGGTATGGCAGCCGCGGCAGAACAAGGGCCTGGGCGCGGTGACGCAGGTGGGTTCCCTGTGCTGGACGGAGCTCTACACGGGGGACGTGCCAGGAGCGGTCGAGTTCTACCGCGCGGTGCTGGGGTGGGAGATCAGCGAGATGCCGTTCGAGGGCGGCACGTACACGATGGCGAAGCCGGCCGGCACGACGGACGAAGAGGCCTTCGCCGGTCTGGTCCCGATCTCGGCGGACCCGGTGGAAGACGTCGAACAGCCTTACTGGACACCGTACTTCGAGGTCGTCGACTGCGACGCGACGGCGGCCAAGGCGGAGGAGTCGGGCGGCAAGGTCCGCCTGACGCCGGTGTTCATGGAGGGAGTCGGCCGCTTCGCCAAGCTGGCGGACCCCTTCGGAGCGCGGTTCGCGATCATAGCGAGCGCGCCGGAGGCGGGGGTGTGA
- a CDS encoding TetR/AcrR family transcriptional regulator, with product MADGRVERGNQTRRTVLDRTMSIASVDGLEGLSLGKIATDLGLSKSGVFALFGSKEDLQLATVRAAVDVFVEHVVRPVREDPAGLAKVWRVCELWLGYSGRRIFPGGCFFYSVSAEFDARPGPVHDEIAKVRSDWTRYVERLLEEARVAGAFREGFDPADVPQLAFEVIALMELANAHSVLHEDPVAYERAGRGILDRLRAAAAAPEELPERPPVVSATA from the coding sequence ATGGCAGACGGACGTGTGGAACGAGGCAATCAGACGCGGCGCACCGTCCTCGACCGGACGATGAGCATCGCTTCCGTCGACGGGCTGGAAGGCCTCTCCCTGGGGAAGATCGCCACGGATCTGGGGCTGAGCAAGAGCGGGGTCTTCGCCCTGTTCGGCTCCAAGGAGGACCTCCAGCTCGCCACCGTCCGCGCCGCCGTGGACGTCTTCGTGGAGCACGTCGTCCGGCCCGTGCGCGAGGATCCCGCCGGGCTCGCCAAGGTGTGGCGGGTGTGCGAGCTGTGGCTCGGTTACTCCGGGCGCCGGATCTTCCCCGGCGGGTGCTTCTTCTACTCCGTCTCCGCGGAGTTCGACGCGCGCCCGGGCCCGGTGCACGACGAGATCGCCAAGGTGCGTTCCGACTGGACCCGTTACGTCGAGCGGTTGCTGGAGGAGGCCCGCGTGGCGGGCGCGTTCCGGGAGGGCTTCGATCCTGCCGACGTGCCTCAGCTCGCCTTCGAGGTGATCGCCCTGATGGAGCTGGCCAACGCGCATTCCGTCCTGCACGAGGACCCGGTGGCGTACGAGCGCGCCGGTCGAGGCATCCTCGACCGGCTGCGGGCCGCGGCGGCCGCCCCGGAGGAACTCCCGGAGCGACCGCCGGTCGTCAGCGCGACCGCCTGA
- a CDS encoding DHA2 family efflux MFS transporter permease subunit, which yields MSRPGPPTASAAHRPTPVAADPRRTLLLAAAVTFLAFLDATVVNVAFPDLRRAFPEVSLPRLTWVVSSYAVLFAALLAAAGRLADTLGRRTLFLGSTLAFTLTSLAASAAPTAELLIVARALQGAAAAGMIPAALGLVLAHTAPERRAAALGVWGAAGGLAAAVGPTVGGLLVEAWDWRAIFLINVPLGLLVCWAAARAVPREPRTASRLPDPVGTAALALGIGGVVAGLSQGEERGWADPAVVVLVAGGVLASATALHRSRRHPAPAIDLDLWRAPVFARANAGSLLFGAAMYAWLLTGPSYLIARWDYSVLEAGFGVTPGALLAMAGALVVGRRVPARLQWAAVTVGSLLFAAGALLLWGWADASTSYAQIFLPAGLLGGLGVGVTLTALSTAASATLPPQRFAAGTGLLMTARQLGGALGIAATAAVLTGAGDHWRGVFLLAAVAALGAAAAGWSMRAGGGSGRAGRAGGVRRSR from the coding sequence ATGAGCCGGCCGGGTCCGCCGACCGCCTCCGCCGCCCACCGGCCGACGCCCGTCGCCGCCGACCCCCGCCGGACGCTCCTACTGGCCGCCGCCGTCACCTTCCTGGCCTTCCTCGACGCCACCGTCGTCAACGTAGCCTTCCCGGACCTGCGACGAGCCTTCCCCGAGGTGTCCCTGCCCCGGCTGACCTGGGTCGTCAGCTCGTACGCCGTGCTGTTCGCCGCCCTGCTGGCCGCCGCCGGGCGCCTCGCCGACACCCTCGGGCGGCGCACCCTGTTCCTCGGCTCCACCCTCGCCTTCACCCTCACCTCGCTCGCCGCCAGCGCGGCCCCCACCGCCGAACTCCTCATCGTCGCCCGGGCCCTTCAGGGCGCGGCGGCCGCCGGGATGATCCCGGCCGCACTGGGACTCGTACTCGCCCACACCGCGCCCGAGCGGCGGGCCGCGGCGCTCGGAGTCTGGGGCGCGGCCGGCGGACTCGCCGCGGCGGTCGGACCCACCGTCGGCGGCCTGCTCGTCGAGGCCTGGGACTGGCGGGCGATCTTCCTGATCAACGTGCCGCTCGGCCTGTTGGTCTGCTGGGCCGCCGCCCGCGCCGTGCCCCGGGAGCCGCGTACGGCGAGCCGACTCCCGGACCCGGTCGGTACGGCCGCCCTCGCGCTCGGCATCGGGGGCGTCGTGGCGGGCCTGTCCCAGGGCGAGGAGCGCGGCTGGGCCGACCCCGCGGTGGTGGTACTCGTGGCCGGCGGAGTCCTGGCGTCCGCGACTGCGCTCCACCGCTCGCGCCGTCACCCCGCCCCCGCCATCGACCTGGACCTGTGGCGCGCCCCGGTCTTCGCGCGTGCCAACGCGGGCTCGCTGCTGTTCGGGGCGGCCATGTACGCGTGGCTGCTGACGGGGCCCTCGTACCTCATCGCCCGGTGGGACTACTCGGTCCTGGAGGCCGGTTTCGGCGTCACCCCGGGAGCGCTGCTCGCCATGGCCGGAGCGCTGGTCGTCGGGCGCCGCGTACCGGCCCGCCTGCAGTGGGCGGCGGTCACCGTCGGCTCCCTGCTCTTCGCCGCCGGCGCCCTGCTGCTGTGGGGCTGGGCCGACGCCTCCACCTCGTACGCCCAGATCTTCCTCCCCGCGGGCCTGCTGGGCGGCCTCGGCGTCGGGGTGACCCTGACCGCGCTCTCCACGGCGGCCTCCGCCACCCTCCCGCCGCAGCGGTTCGCCGCCGGTACCGGACTGCTGATGACGGCCCGCCAACTCGGCGGCGCGCTCGGCATCGCCGCCACGGCGGCCGTGCTGACCGGGGCCGGGGACCACTGGCGCGGGGTGTTCCTGCTGGCGGCCGTCGCCGCGCTGGGCGCCGCTGCCGCGGGCTGGTCGATGCGCGCGGGCGGCGGGTCCGGCCGTGCCGGCAGGGCCGGCGGGGTCAGGCGGTCGCGCTGA
- a CDS encoding alpha/beta hydrolase has protein sequence MASLLSTTLNVAARLAPGLLGPRAFALFVRPLGRPRLRPEEAELMARARTGRLVVRGVDVTTYHWGDGDRPVLVVHGWSSRASRFSGIVEALLAEGRSVVAFDAPGHGESGGRASTIVDYREIIRRLHTEHGEFSAVVAHSFGVLATFFMLREGIRAERVVAIGAVADFDYLLDRFCAQLRLGERVRQVLGSHVEDRLFPGEPDIWRRLDAGRRQADLAAPILLLHDVDDDVAAPSQSRAIAAAYGSQARLIETTGLGHRRILADRAVIAAAVEFATAPQPAVAVEAPAAVNR, from the coding sequence ATGGCTTCACTCCTGAGCACCACCCTCAACGTCGCCGCCCGCCTCGCCCCGGGCCTGCTCGGGCCGCGTGCGTTCGCGCTGTTCGTACGACCCCTCGGCCGGCCGCGGCTGCGGCCCGAGGAAGCCGAGCTGATGGCTCGCGCGCGGACCGGGCGGCTGGTCGTGCGCGGGGTGGACGTCACCACGTACCACTGGGGCGACGGCGACCGGCCCGTGCTCGTGGTGCACGGGTGGTCCTCGCGCGCCTCGCGGTTCAGCGGGATCGTCGAGGCGCTCCTGGCCGAGGGGCGGAGCGTGGTCGCCTTCGACGCCCCCGGGCACGGGGAATCCGGCGGGCGCGCCAGTACGATCGTCGACTACCGCGAGATCATCCGCCGACTGCACACGGAGCACGGCGAGTTCTCCGCCGTCGTCGCGCACTCCTTCGGCGTGCTCGCCACCTTCTTCATGCTCCGCGAGGGCATACGCGCCGAACGCGTCGTCGCCATCGGGGCCGTGGCCGACTTCGACTACCTCCTTGACCGCTTCTGCGCTCAGTTGCGTCTGGGCGAGAGGGTCCGACAGGTGCTGGGCAGCCACGTCGAGGACCGGTTGTTCCCCGGCGAACCCGACATCTGGCGACGGCTCGACGCCGGCCGGCGCCAGGCGGACCTGGCCGCGCCGATCCTGCTCCTCCACGACGTGGACGACGACGTGGCCGCCCCCTCCCAGTCCCGCGCGATCGCCGCCGCCTACGGCTCACAGGCGAGGCTGATCGAGACCACCGGCCTGGGCCATCGCCGGATCCTCGCCGACCGGGCGGTCATCGCGGCCGCGGTCGAGTTCGCCACCGCGCCACAGCCCGCCGTCGCCGTCGAGGCCCCGGCCGCGGTGAACCGATGA
- a CDS encoding SMI1/KNR4 family protein — protein sequence MPDVNVLVQLCPPPSGSVPAIDWDTVENTLGMRLPQDYKRLAATYGPGTFS from the coding sequence GTGCCCGATGTCAACGTGCTCGTTCAGCTCTGTCCGCCGCCGTCCGGCTCCGTCCCCGCCATCGACTGGGACACGGTGGAGAACACGCTGGGCATGCGGCTTCCACAGGACTACAAACGGCTCGCCGCCACGTACGGGCCGGGAACCTTCTCATGA
- a CDS encoding toxin-antitoxin system, toxin component yields the protein MNQRQMADFHEWVLAAIGRLTPPKSLLAAPRTYLARRSGEWKIAKFCDELLAGLDRPIPSDPDSLFEVLRADVERRFNEDRGALPYRPVHLYFREFPDGTASGLTARFDDRLVIIVESQTTTLHQFVIFAHEMWHALMGECLAHGAHSDVAAAAARSLGGELASDDLVALAARSHVNTKEENDAEEFGLQLGARLREYLEGGGAVPVTGLAGRIQSSIGRGY from the coding sequence ATGAACCAGCGGCAGATGGCCGACTTTCATGAGTGGGTACTCGCGGCGATCGGCAGGCTGACACCTCCCAAGAGCCTGCTTGCCGCGCCGAGGACCTACCTGGCGCGGCGGTCAGGCGAGTGGAAGATCGCGAAGTTCTGCGACGAGCTTCTCGCGGGGCTCGACAGGCCCATTCCCTCAGATCCGGACAGCTTGTTCGAGGTGTTGAGGGCCGACGTCGAGCGGCGCTTCAACGAGGACCGCGGGGCGCTCCCGTACCGCCCGGTCCACCTGTACTTCCGCGAATTTCCCGATGGGACGGCCAGCGGCCTCACCGCGAGATTCGACGACCGACTCGTGATCATCGTCGAGAGTCAGACGACCACGCTTCACCAGTTCGTGATCTTCGCACACGAGATGTGGCATGCCCTGATGGGGGAGTGCCTGGCTCACGGGGCCCACAGCGACGTTGCCGCAGCAGCCGCCCGGTCGCTCGGTGGTGAACTGGCAAGCGACGACCTCGTCGCCCTGGCCGCGAGGAGCCACGTCAACACCAAAGAGGAAAACGACGCCGAGGAGTTCGGGCTGCAGCTGGGAGCCCGCCTGCGGGAGTACCTCGAAGGTGGCGGTGCCGTGCCGGTCACCGGTTTGGCAGGCCGGATCCAGTCCAGCATAGGCAGAGGCTACTGA
- a CDS encoding MAB_1171c family putative transporter, protein MTGSDYYIPAGVLAIALVVKSPSFWRTWHSPMSKSIFVILTSSAAGFVFGAPPTIERVNRITGVPNISALIVYCILSCLSCGSLVLLMHWRGGPEETVRRHTRMWIAATAAVIATFCVLFSLGNVPIEQQRDFDTFYATTPYAREMIVLYLTAHTTTSLVVATKCWRWARELRDLQAAWTHWGLLILVAAFGLTLSFALAKFLAVGARWAGTDTWDSLSTDVAPPLAGLGAGMTTIGFLLPVVGPQLGSIWVSWRAYRAMEPLWHALEPFSGPGKPMRIRPTSSPEIRAMARATDISDRLLNLAPHLDGSHREAAERYASAQGCESEAALIFAEAATIHAALAAAKAAGTPASGQTAVAVAVETSTTLPTRVSGTNGLARLSIQFSKIHRSGFPAGAAHSESN, encoded by the coding sequence ATGACCGGATCGGACTACTACATACCCGCCGGCGTCCTGGCCATCGCCTTGGTGGTGAAGTCGCCCTCGTTCTGGCGTACCTGGCACTCGCCGATGTCGAAGTCGATTTTCGTGATCCTCACGTCCTCGGCGGCGGGCTTCGTGTTCGGTGCTCCGCCGACGATCGAACGGGTCAACCGCATCACCGGCGTCCCGAACATCTCGGCGCTGATCGTCTACTGCATCCTGTCATGCCTGTCGTGCGGCTCGCTGGTGCTCCTCATGCACTGGCGTGGGGGGCCCGAGGAGACCGTCCGGCGGCACACCAGAATGTGGATCGCGGCAACCGCCGCGGTGATCGCGACGTTTTGTGTCCTCTTCTCGCTCGGCAACGTGCCCATCGAGCAACAGCGCGACTTCGACACCTTCTACGCGACCACCCCCTACGCGCGCGAGATGATCGTTCTCTACCTGACCGCGCACACCACCACCAGTCTCGTGGTGGCGACGAAGTGCTGGCGGTGGGCACGTGAACTTCGAGATCTCCAGGCGGCGTGGACCCACTGGGGTCTGCTCATCCTCGTGGCCGCGTTCGGCCTCACCTTGTCGTTCGCCCTGGCCAAGTTCCTGGCTGTCGGCGCCCGCTGGGCCGGGACGGACACCTGGGACTCGCTCAGCACCGACGTCGCTCCCCCCCTTGCAGGACTGGGCGCAGGCATGACCACGATCGGTTTCCTGCTCCCCGTCGTCGGGCCGCAGCTGGGGTCGATATGGGTGTCCTGGCGGGCCTACCGGGCGATGGAGCCCCTCTGGCATGCGCTCGAACCATTCTCGGGTCCTGGCAAGCCCATGCGGATTCGTCCTACCTCGTCGCCGGAGATCCGGGCGATGGCCAGGGCCACCGACATCTCCGATCGTCTGCTCAATCTGGCGCCCCACCTGGACGGCAGCCACCGCGAGGCAGCCGAGCGATACGCCTCCGCGCAAGGATGCGAGTCGGAAGCCGCCCTCATCTTCGCCGAAGCGGCCACGATCCACGCCGCCCTGGCCGCCGCGAAGGCCGCCGGGACGCCGGCATCCGGACAGACAGCCGTCGCCGTCGCCGTCGAAACGAGCACCACGCTTCCCACCCGCGTCTCCGGAACGAACGGTCTTGCCCGACTGAGCATCCAGTTCTCCAAGATCCACCGTTCCGGCTTCCCCGCCGGCGCCGCCCACTCAGAGAGCAACTGA
- a CDS encoding MAB_1171c family putative transporter: MNAGTAFLSAAAGLFVATAIKLWALRKNPRDPLLRAVTATLFVGALLFVTAAPPNLAAINAMLGVPNIAAPIVYSILTAFDGVSIVLLIHWRGNDDPRATRRQTRLCLITYAAVAVAVYVLFALGDTPVERIRDLDTYYSSTPWIREMILLYLAAHTVAAVTMVVLSRRWSRQVPGTLKLGLLLIAAGAASSVAYDLLKFTAIVARWLGHDWDWLSTHVAFALAGFSAFLVSAGFLLPPLAQGFGSRWRALRRFRRLQPLWLEIRPEIPPTSPPPMPWWQSVEHRLMQRERDIFDAVLRLTPWFDRSIGAKVYALALAEHSDSRRARGEADASVIARAVIQKSCASPAVTPEHRWMVSSIEDSDDLVNMSAAMLCSPRVEVTRQSTVLAEDSA; the protein is encoded by the coding sequence GTGAACGCGGGAACGGCTTTCCTGTCCGCGGCCGCCGGCTTGTTCGTCGCCACCGCCATCAAGCTCTGGGCGCTGCGGAAGAACCCTCGGGACCCGCTTCTGAGGGCGGTGACCGCGACCCTTTTCGTTGGCGCGCTCCTGTTCGTCACCGCCGCCCCGCCGAATCTCGCAGCCATCAACGCGATGCTCGGCGTACCGAACATCGCGGCACCCATCGTGTACTCGATCTTGACCGCGTTTGACGGCGTCAGCATCGTGCTGCTGATCCACTGGCGGGGAAACGATGATCCGCGTGCCACCCGGCGTCAGACCCGGCTGTGCCTGATCACCTACGCCGCGGTGGCGGTGGCCGTCTACGTCCTGTTCGCGCTGGGCGACACACCGGTCGAGCGAATCCGTGACCTGGACACCTACTACTCCAGCACGCCCTGGATCCGCGAGATGATCCTTCTCTACCTGGCGGCGCACACCGTAGCGGCCGTCACCATGGTGGTCCTCAGCCGGCGTTGGTCGAGGCAGGTCCCCGGCACCCTGAAGCTCGGGCTGCTGCTGATAGCCGCAGGGGCGGCAAGCTCCGTCGCCTACGACCTCTTGAAGTTCACGGCGATCGTTGCCCGCTGGCTCGGGCACGACTGGGACTGGCTGAGCACCCACGTCGCTTTCGCCCTGGCCGGTTTCAGCGCCTTCCTGGTCTCCGCCGGTTTCCTCCTCCCACCCCTCGCACAAGGCTTCGGCTCCCGGTGGCGGGCCCTTCGCCGCTTTCGCCGGCTCCAACCTCTGTGGCTGGAGATCCGCCCGGAGATACCTCCGACAAGTCCGCCGCCAATGCCTTGGTGGCAGTCCGTGGAGCACCGCCTCATGCAGCGCGAAAGGGATATCTTCGACGCGGTACTGCGGCTGACGCCCTGGTTCGACCGCTCGATCGGCGCGAAGGTCTACGCGCTCGCCTTGGCAGAGCACTCCGACAGCCGCCGGGCCCGCGGCGAGGCCGATGCCTCCGTGATAGCCCGCGCGGTCATCCAGAAGAGTTGCGCCTCACCCGCAGTCACGCCGGAACATCGATGGATGGTCAGCTCCATTGAGGACTCCGATGACCTCGTCAACATGTCCGCCGCCATGCTGTGCTCCCCGCGAGTGGAGGTGACACGGCAGTCCACGGTACTCGCCGAGGACAGTGCATGA